The Microbacterium limosum genome contains a region encoding:
- a CDS encoding IS110 family transposase has protein sequence MLFLGDDWAEAHHDIELQDEQGAVLVRRRLPEGVTGLARLHALIADHLDDADDPSVVFVGIETDRGGWVQALIAAGYSVYPINPQQSARYRQRHSTSGAKSDPGDAHVLAEIVRTDRDHHRPATGDSDLAEAVKVLARTHQTMIWSKQRQANQLRSMLREFYPAALTAFSDDLAGRDALAVLAAAPTPAAGRALTRTRLVSVLRRAGRRRNLEHRAIEILTALRSEQLELSGPVAAAYGAGVTAIATVLTAMTGQIAALEAEVESCFGRHPDAEIITSQPGLGKVLGARVLAEFGDDPDRFADAKARRNYAGTSPITRASGTRRVVLARYARNRRLADTMHQQAFCALSTSPGARAFYDAHRAAGNTHHAALRALSNRLVGILDGCLRHHTRYDETIAWAHRHTLAA, from the coding sequence ATGTTGTTCCTCGGTGATGACTGGGCGGAAGCCCACCACGACATCGAACTGCAGGACGAGCAGGGCGCAGTGCTGGTTCGGCGTCGACTGCCGGAGGGGGTGACGGGGTTGGCGCGGTTGCACGCGCTGATCGCGGATCATCTCGACGACGCCGACGATCCGAGCGTGGTGTTCGTGGGGATCGAGACGGATCGGGGCGGGTGGGTGCAGGCTCTGATCGCGGCCGGGTACTCGGTGTATCCGATCAACCCGCAGCAGTCGGCCCGGTACCGTCAGCGGCACTCGACGTCGGGCGCGAAGAGCGACCCCGGGGATGCGCACGTGCTCGCGGAGATCGTCCGCACCGACCGTGATCATCACCGGCCCGCGACCGGCGACAGCGACCTCGCCGAGGCCGTGAAGGTGCTGGCGCGGACCCATCAGACGATGATCTGGTCGAAGCAGCGGCAGGCCAATCAGCTGCGGTCGATGCTGCGAGAGTTCTACCCTGCCGCGTTGACCGCGTTCAGCGACGACCTCGCCGGACGAGACGCCCTCGCCGTCCTCGCCGCCGCGCCGACCCCGGCCGCCGGACGGGCACTGACCCGGACCCGGCTGGTCTCAGTGCTGCGCCGGGCGGGACGGCGACGCAACCTCGAACACCGCGCGATCGAGATCCTCACCGCTCTCCGGTCCGAGCAGCTCGAACTGTCCGGACCAGTCGCGGCCGCCTACGGCGCCGGGGTCACCGCGATCGCGACAGTGCTGACCGCGATGACCGGTCAGATCGCTGCGCTGGAAGCCGAGGTCGAGTCGTGTTTTGGCCGGCACCCGGACGCTGAGATCATCACCAGCCAACCCGGCCTGGGGAAGGTCCTCGGCGCGAGGGTGCTCGCCGAGTTCGGAGACGACCCCGACCGCTTCGCCGACGCGAAAGCGCGCCGGAACTACGCCGGCACCAGCCCCATCACCCGCGCGTCCGGCACCCGACGGGTCGTGCTCGCCCGCTACGCCCGCAACAGACGCCTCGCAGACACCATGCACCAACAGGCGTTCTGCGCACTCAGCACGTCACCCGGCGCTCGAGCGTTCTACGACGCCCACCGCGCCGCGGGAAACACCCACCACGCTGCGCTACGAGCCCTCTCGAACCGGCTCGTCGGGATCCTCGACGGCTGCCTCCGCCACCACACCCGCTACGACGAAACCATCGCCTGGGCACACCGCCACACCCTCGCCGCTTGA